The following are encoded together in the Plasmodium malariae genome assembly, chromosome: 1 genome:
- the PmUG01_01024000 gene encoding tyrosine--tRNA ligase, putative — MESFNTKREETEGEEKKEQEKNIEDVDNRLNEILSVASECIQSEELRAKLLLKRRLICYDGFEPSGRMHIAQGLLKSLIVNKLTSNGCTFIFWVADWFAQLNNKMSGDLKKIKKVGNYFIEVWKSCGMNMEHVQFLWASDEINKKANEYWSLVIDISKSFNINRIKRCLKIMGRSEGEENYCSQILYPCMQCADIFFLNVDICQLGTDQRKVNMLAREYCDIKKIKKKPIILSHEMLPGLLEGQEKMSKSDENSAIFMDDSEADVNRKIKKGYCPPNIIENNPIFAYAKCIIYPYYKEFHLMRKEKNGGDKVYKTLEELEKDYVEGAIHPLDLKDNVSTYLNKMLQPVRDHFQNNEEAKKLLNEIKKYKVTK, encoded by the exons atggAGTCATTTAATACAAAAAGGGAAGAAACAGAAGGTGAGGAGAAGAAGGAACAggagaaaaatatagaagaCGTAGATAACAGACTTAATGAAATTCTTTCCGTTGCTTCGGAATGTATTCAATCGGAGGAGCTAAGAGCAAAACTTCTTTTAAAGAGAAGACTAATTTGTTACGACGGTTTTGAACCTTCTGGGCGTATGCATATAGCGCAAG GGTTGTTAAAAAGTCTAATTGTGAACAAGTTAACGAGTAACGGATGCACGTTTATCTTTTGGGTAGCCGATTGGTTTGCTCagttaaataacaaaatgtCAGGGgacttgaaaaaaataaaaaaagtaggaAATTACTTTATTGAAGTTTGGAAAAGCTGTGGTATGAATATGGAACATGTACAATTTTTGTGGGCTAGCGatgaaataaacaaaaaagcaAATGAGTATTGGTCATTAGTTATTGATATATCGAAAAgctttaatattaatagaataaaaagatgtttaaaaataatgggTAGAAGTGAAGGAGAAGAAAATTATTGTTCACAAATTTTATACCCATGTATGCAATGTgctgatatattttttttaaatgttgaTATCTGTCAGTTAGGCACAGATCAGAGAAAAGTAAATATGTTAGCACGAGAATATtgtgatattaaaaaaataaaaaaaaaacctattattttatcacaTGAAATGTTACCAGGCCTATTAGAGGGTCAGGAAAAAATGTCCAAGTCAGATGAAAACTCAGCAATATTTATGGACGATTCAGAAGCCGAcgttaatagaaaaattaaaaaaggttACTGCCCACCtaatattattgaaaataatcCAATTTTTGCTTATGCAAAGTGTATAATATATCCCTACTACAAAGAGTTTCACTTGAtgagaaaggaaaaaaatggag gcGACAAAGTGTATAAAACACTTGAGGAGTTAGAAAAGGACTACGTTGAAGGAGCAATTCACCCATTAGACTTAAAGGATAACGTTTCGACGTACCTGAACAAAATGCTGCAACCAGTTAGAGATCATTTTCAGAATAATGAAGAGgccaaaaaattattaaatgaaataaagaagTATAAAGTAACAAaatga
- the PmUG01_01023800 gene encoding AP-3 complex subunit delta, putative translates to MNTSFIELIKDIKRDDNIKNVERNYQICISSLKEVEKKKQHETIFGLNNSIIKEKSFILLKLLYLQMFGRKIDKEHNFSVIELLTCNKYVLKRRGFFFLNSITDNDDIIFLSINLFKKELYKEGISNVEHNSKASVLQSLSSFGNTIIKENISLLTGGGNKNICNNHVGAIDSCCNDSGSNHVVCSNSMNNCSGSGHCGNSATESGRSHFTQGQSTAKDFKIYNTVLILNSVSNVCTDIMSTNLYSDIFLLLNNSCLYVQKKTIISFYKLVVCNFEILHIFFDYIKKHFILLYNNGSTSYDKLTNDQANYKFRNNTSLCCLIINILAEIFCTLEKNDLTCAGENGVKKKSIIGEEQSEKGGYNNSTSCKNGTYKRDDSIHKGHTVSTYLKKFLSFIPFIYNILNERLHLIDNWKLIKIIKFMNKLIKYENRIYKKFLSLIIHIFYTNKAKSVSYECFEFILFNYKKEYNVEVNIDRYVGTASPLSVQRPVMNTGNKNVSKSGLDNVRSSSAEEMVTPLDRCKEEGSNDKKEQVEETLVHEEHSGRKGIDSGSIIRGNSRCLDETAVHRESDCTNYFDRFLYHCFVHLLKYFFSEDKNIVYVTTKLYKCIFIIPDLYESFVKYNLLNDLSNNILKNFYQKDCTIRKNLLNILYYLINKKNFNNIVYDILVYLYNNMDQNFLDEYINVILNFGDKNINNIENMNLYIFILFFILCLKNHTKELQVLSQVLQINKELTSTHITTNFLSSIYIITYAVAIMKRTLRNALPHSHNISLNNQLCQVTNMNRIKYGSHSNLYLNSTFSMDEGRNDRMTTCPNNISSLCTSDTNAAEGIVEEIHVNKMNKKCSSTEDSDGGGVTQQSCIIEEKKKKKKKKKKKLGEYNKVDNDKDNKRGTQKDEVKGKMKSHRVEYNGTHVEEDHDAAIEKDIFDFKKNFNSFDTVDKYDIFEYIIVILNIYDKIHHDRERISYKPIHRINIASFEYVIYFISIYIEETYDKIKEFKNTDFLKIFFFSLYIFFTHFSSSSILWNITKIYIFFYQYKINYDLLVYFKKLEKHINYLIYKKNDIINLDKCLMLRNILVLFNNRKQGDSFNFYNYFTGLLELKDYNQTFNFDIPFKYDDSFFLDGSSITRSTYVSGTSGMCEQKSERGEYSRQTPFQKTNPTSSKEEHVNGNKNGNINKSYTTSGSRRSSGHDDDHKPLLGSNSEEELNQFVQKLRQCCNKWKKKNHFFLIHENRHVKLYFKVFLTDKDLSLLLYFKLKDSSFTLDNFTLYSPHDVAAHDLVINTYDEDFSFIDDQKNIIYKINTKEAVDQLDDKNGKYNEVGKDGEVRKDDEVGKDGEVGKDGEVGKYDEVRKDGEVRKDDEVGKDGEVGKDDEVGKDDEVGKDDEVGKDEKDGKDYSSKGCHNNSGRIEDSASFKQITNVEKVVKNLLISLKFGKHFPHIKIAYNYFYASKNYEHSNVNIPYVHMQPLHLSVDEFKSVDKKKGRMKKVPYEIKLKEKESINKFLFSAFVFLSEYLNIFFFNMKNIFFNLQTNNKLDNFRVIYCAKNCMFRSISQGIPTLRISYNLSYNIVIILINLEHKLKEEKGGFCFYDVDAKIKVLNDSEEECTHVLDLLDFYIIKLFSQKLKIDHLFLQ, encoded by the exons atgaacacgtcatttattgaattaataaaagatataaaaagagatgacaacataaaaaatgtcGAGAGAAACTATCAAATATGTATAAGCAGTTTAAAAGAAGTTGAAAAGAAGAAACAACATGAAACGATATTTGGTTTGAACAATTCTATTATTAAGGaaaaatcatttattttattaaaattattgtatttacAAATGTTTGGAAGGAAAATAGATAAAGAGCACAATTTTTCAGTTATCGAGTTATTAACATGTAATAAATACGttttaaaaagaagaggttttttttttctaaatagcATAACAGACAATGATGATATCATATTTCTTTcaattaatttattcaaaaaagaGTTATACAAAGAGGGAATATCAAATGTTGAACATAATTCCAAGGCGTCCGTCCTTCAGTCCTTATCCAGCTTTGGAAATACAATtattaaggaaaatattaGCTTACTCACTGGAGGAGGTAACAAAAACATCTGCAATAATCATGTTGGCGCAATTGATTCCTGCTGCAATGATAGTGGCAGTAACCATGTTGTATGTAGTAATAGCATGAACAATTGTAGTGGTAGTGGGCACTGTGGTAATAGTGCAACAGAAAGTGGAAGGAGCCATTTCACGCAAGGACAAAGTACAGCAAAAgactttaaaatatataacactGTTTTAATCCTTAACAGTGTAAGTAACGTATGCACAGATATTATGAGCACTAATTTATACagtgatatatttttgttattaaataattcttgCCTGTATGTTcagaaaaaaacaattataagTTTTTACAAATTGGTTGTGTGcaattttgaaattttacatatattttttgattatattaaaaaacattttattctTCTTTATAACAATGGAAGTACATCATATGATAAGCTAACCAATGATCAGGCAAACTACAAATTCAGAAATAACACTTCTCTTTGttgtttaattattaatattttagctgaaattttttgtactttggaaaaaaatgatCTGACATGTGCAGGTGAAAATGGGGTTAAAAAGAAATCTATAATAGGGGAGGAACAATCAGAAAAGGGAGGATATAATAACAGTACATCATGTAAAAACGGGACATACAAAAGAGATGATAGCATACACAAGGGACATACAGTTTCAACATATTTGAAGAAATTTTTGTCGTTTATTCCGTtcatttataacattttaaatgaGAGGTTACATTTAATAGATAATTGGAAGCTGATAaagataattaaatttatgaacaagttaataaaatatgaaaacagaatatataagaaattcctttcattaattattcacatattttacacaaataaagcaaaaagtGTGTCTTACGAATGTTTCGagtttattctttttaattataaaaaagagtaCAATGTTGAGGTGAACATAGATAGATATGTAGGCACAGCTTCCCCTCTGAGTGTTCAGAGGCCTGTTATGAACACAGGGAATAAAAACGTAAGCAAGAGTGGTCTTGACAATGTTAGAAGTAGTAGTGCCGAAGAAATGGTAACTCCTTTGGATAGGTGCAAAGAGGAGGGTAGTAATGATAAAAAGGAACAAGTGGAGGAAACACTAGTGCATGAAGAACACAGTGGGAGGAAAGGCATCGATAGTGGTAGCATCATCCGTGGGAACAGTCGCTGCCTTGATGAAACGGCTGTCCATCGTGAAAGCGATTGCACGAACTACTTCGATAGATTCTTGTACCATTGTTTTGTCCATTTGTTGAAGTATTTTTTCAGTGAAGATAAAAACATAGTATATGTAACAACAAAGCTGTATAAGTGCATCTTTATAATTCCAGATTTATATGAGTCCTTTGTGAAGTATAACTTGTTGAATGACTTgtcaaataatattttaaaaaatttttaccaGAAGGATTGTACAATAAGAAAGAACTTGTTAAACATACTTTATTACTtgataaacaaaaagaattttaacaATATAGTGTATGACATTCTTGTATatctttataataatatggatcaaaattttttagatgaatatattaatgtgatattaaattttggagataagaatataaataatatagagaatatgaatttatatatttttattttattttttattttgtgccTTAAGAACCATACAAAAGAGTTACAAGTACTAAGTCAAGTTttgcaaataaataaagagtTAACAAGTACTCACATCACAACCAATTTTTTGAGTTCAatctatattattacttatgCTGTTGCTATAATGAAAAGAACTTTACGTAATGCACTACCACACTCACATAATATAAGTCTTAATAATCAATTATGCCAAGTAACAAATAtgaatagaataaaatatgggAGCCATTCAAATCTGTACCTGAACTCTACTTTTTCTATGGATGAAGGTAGAAATGATCGCATGACAACATGTcctaataatatatcatcCCTATGCACAAGTGATACTAATGCTGCAGAAGGTATAGTTGAGGAAATACATGTCAACAAGATGAACAAGAAATGCAGCTCGACGGAAGATTCCGACGGAGGGGGTGTAACACAGCAGTCTTGCATTAtcgaagaaaaaaaaaaaaaaaaaaaaaaaaaaaaaaaaaaacttggTGAGTACAACAAAGTCGATAATGACAAGGACAACAAGCGAGGAACACAAAAGGACGAGGTGAAGGGGAAAATGAAATCGCACCGAGTGGAATATAATGGAACGCATGTTGAAGAAGATCACGATGCTGCAatagaaaaagatatattcgattttaagaaaaatttcaATTCATTTGATACAGTTGacaaatatgatatatttgaatacataattgtaatattaaatatttacgaTAAAATCCATCATGACAGGGAAAGAATTAGCTACAAACCCATTCATCGTATTAATATAGCTTCTTTCgaatatgtaatttattttattagtatatatattgaagaaacgtatgataaaataaaagaatttaaaaatactgattttttaaaaattttttttttttctctctacatattttttacgcATTTTAGTTCAAGTAGTATTTTATggaatataacaaaaatttatatctttttttatcagtataaaattaattatgatttacttgtatattttaaaaaattagaaaagcatattaattatttgatatataaaaaaaatgatataatcaATTTGGATAAGTGTCTTATgctaagaaatattttagttctttttaataataggAAGCAGGGGGattcctttaatttttataactaCTTTACTGGCCTTCTGGAGTTAAAGGACTACAATCAAACCTTCAACTTCGACATACCCTTCAAGTATGACGACTCCTTCTTCTTGGATGGGAGTAGTATAACCCGGTCTACCTATGTTAGCGGTACTAGTGGCATGTGTGAACAGAAGAGTGAAAGGGGGGAATACAGTAGGCAAACCCCTTTCCAAAAAACAAACCCAACAAGCAGCAAGGAAGAACATGTGAATGGAAACAAGAATgggaatataaataaaagttataCTACCAGTGGAAGCAGAAGAAGTAGTGGACACGATGATGACCACAAACCTTTGCTCGGCAGTAACTCGGAGGAGGAACTAAACCAATTTGTACAAAAGCTTAGACAGTGCTGCAACAAatggaagaagaaaaatcatttttttttaatacatgaAAATAGACATgtcaaattatattttaaggtTTTCCTTACGGATAAAGACTTATCACttctgttatattttaaattaaaagattcGAGTTTCACTCTTGATAATTTTACCTTGTATAGTCCGCACGATGTTGCAGCACACGATTTAGTAATTAACACGTATGATGAAgacttttcttttattgaTGATCAgaagaatattatttataaaataaacacgAAGGAGGCAGTTGACCAATTAgatgataaaaatggaaaatataacGAAGTTGGAAAAGATGGCGAAGTTCGAAAAGATGATGAAGTTGGAAAAGATGGCGAAGTTGGAAAAGATGGCGAAGTTGGAAAATATGACGAAGTTCGAAAAGATGGCGAAGTTCGAAAAGATGATGAAGTTGGAAAAGATGGCGAAGTTGGAAAAGATGACGAAGTTGGAAAAGATGATGAAGTTGGAAAAGATGATGAAGTTGGCAAGGATGAGAAAGATGGAAAAGATTACTCTTCAAAAGGCTGCCATAATAACAGTGGCAGGATAGAAGACTCTGCATCCTTTAAACAAATTACAAACGTAGAAAAGGTTGTGaagaatttattaatttcccTGAAATTTGGAAAACATTTCCCGCATATTAAGATAGCATATAACTATTTTTACGCATccaaaaattatgaacacaGCAATGTAAACATTCCTTATGTGCACATGCAACCACTGCATTTGTCCGTGGATGAGTTCAAAAGT GTtgataagaaaaaaggaagaatgAAGAAAGTCCCTTATGAGATTAAGTTGAAAGAGAAGGAATCTATAAACAAATTTCTCTTCAGCGCGTTTGTATTTCTGTCAgagtatttaaatattttcttttttaacatgaagaatatattttttaatttgcaAACGAATAATAAATTGGATAATTTTCGTGTAATCTATTGCGCAAAAAATTGCATGTTCAGAAGTATTTCACAAGGTATACCCACCTTACGTATTAGTTATAATTTATCCTATA ACATAGTGATAATACTGATAAACCTGGAACATAAgctaaaagaagaaaaaggcggtttttgtttttacgaTGTTGATGCGAAAATAAAAGTGTTGAATGACTCTGAAGAGGAATGTACACATGTGCTGGACCTTTTGGACTTCTACATAATCAAACTTTTTTCgcaaaaattgaaaatagaTCATCTCTTTTTGCAATGA
- the PmUG01_01023900 gene encoding conserved Plasmodium protein, unknown function codes for MKINNYVFGRVTDSYHHVEKIKNIFECNKVSKYLKEINLMKTFFNNYKEKIDRNSSKIKNDVQLLLRKNYMSFEKNVEDELILTNRYIYFEMKTDKHIMICRKRIKRKIIHEMYFYLSNKSINQLKEENCISKLYSEIVVIFPSNFNIKFFNIFKNNLFSFIVERNDYHLNLCYLFKGTIPIKDIHIDKIDSLYTSNGSCTKEDVVKYRLRTGRKKCTIHSKRCVQGKEKKIKTKKRKIKTRREIKRKIKTRREIKRKIKTRREIKRKVKTRREIKMKVKTRRKVKMKIIKKGKNTFMDEKWDTFCRGTRSKTNERSKTYATSNKQNANYSCSKGLYRNKFHMIRRCTFLEEGIQNIEFIPLKKKNDFLYTQLNDKYRCNKLFLSSSIFHQKLIFEEKQEEYFLNMYKSKDQKRIFLLSGSHVHNNLFLIHVKGKKKSKNYQLSIIQFVGVFLKGKCLLENFFNHIIIILPRNNNTEIYFFDYNKLSRLLRRKKKGRSEKKAAVKREETVVQMRKRTGKRMGQCTQKQSGQHPRKQILCFPKYLVYLTRQKVNIISMLTKLTTLKNCTLQDFDVTKYGLILYMYRYFLNPFVCIIYLFRKLISSKMFREGSNNSSVKEYILKKRLQGREEHDENEKREERIIGKIKIILLPITKGGILGGINNQFKNHLVYFSISNPFTNNIKLVYNLREGILSLPKNMHQKKKKKKEHKNIFFSGKNNILYDNEFETIFQKRKYFAIKDVFINTTGMERIPITLIYKKKNNVNVHCRCKEDYGSFFQYLNGEGTTCALDDQTGELSASTAAAPVTFFPTSNRYPPNAHHYSIYNSSGLPLFVHASKVIINVYPFYSQVNSCSYSDEYYYYLLNDYIIVYFHLTGSGGFPMKKDKYKSKTYEKMRTIQDLIDCINFIKYNNISDTENISLHLHSNSGMLGGYILNHFKKIVQTIVFVNPFLDFFNNLTDMTNPHVASEHLEFGNLDLRNSLSARAAPPISTTAATSTTSTTSTTPTTTNTSNTSNTSNTSNTSSTSSTFTTSRRRGQTTARRFSKAFVCDYLCKKRTHKKGSMISFQKNSLLLLYSLCPYYNITPKYDEVYTMEKNKTRSIIFPLTKNSENMFFKNSIILYLNKYDIICPNYNSIKYILKYINYKNVEVKQYYYVFLNDYKLSLLNKGLNFLNFHNDSCSMDKRLYISFSKRGGHGGFSDYSSYIKSVMGKIYVHIFEG; via the coding sequence ATGAAAATCAACAATTATGTATTTGGCAGAGTTACAGACTCGTACCACCACGttgaaaagataaaaaatatttttgaatgtAACAAAGTAAGCAAATacttaaaagaaataaatttaatgaaaacgttttttaataattataaggaaaaaattgataGGAATAgtagtaaaataaagaacGACGTTCAGCTGTtattaaggaaaaattatatgtcctttgaaaaaaatgtagaagaTGAGTTAATACTAACTAATAGATATATCTATTTTGAAATGAAAACTGATAAGCATATTATGATATGCaggaaaaggataaaaagaaaaatcatCCATGAGATGTATTTTTATCTAAGTAACAAATCGATAAATCAGTTGAAGGAGGAAAATTGTATATCCAAATTGTACTCAGAAATTGTTGTAATATTTCCttcaaattttaatattaaattttttaatattttcaaaaataatttattttctttcataGTTGAAAGAAATGATTATCATTTAAATCTTTGTTATTTGTTCAAAGGCACAATACCAATTAAGGACATCCACATTGATAAAATTGATTCGCTGTATACTTCTAATGGTAGTTGTACCAAGGAAGATGTAGTAAAATATAGACTCAGGACAGGGAGGAAAAAGTGCACTATTCATAGTAAGCGGTGTGTACAaggtaaagaaaaaaaaataaaaacaaaaaaaaggaaaattaaaacGAGAAGGgaaattaaaaggaaaattaaaacGAGAAGGgaaattaaaaggaaaattaaaacGAGAAGGGAAATTAAAAGGAAAGTTAAAACGAGAAGggaaattaaaatgaaagtTAAAACGAGAAGAAAagttaaaatgaaaataattaaaaagggGAAGAACACTTTTATGGATGAGAAATGGGACACGTTTTGTCGTGGTACCCGCTCAAAAACTAACGAAAGGAGCAAAACTTATGCAACCTCCAACAAACAGAATGCGAATTACAGTTGTAGTAAGGGCTTGTACAGAAATAAATTTCACATGATCAGACGATGTACCTTCTTAGAGGAAGGAATACAAAACATTGAATTTATTCcgttaaaaaagaagaacgACTTCCTTTACACACagttaaatgataaatatagatGTAACAAACTCTTTTTAAGCTCATCTATTTTCCATCAAAAGTTAATATTCGAAGAAAAGCAAGAAGAATATTTCCTGAACATGTACAAGAGTAAGGATCAGAAAagaattttccttttaagtGGAAGTcatgtacataataatttgtttttgaTCCACgtaaagggaaaaaaaaagagtaaaaattATCAGCTAAGTATAATTCAATTTGTTGgagtatttttaaaaggtaAGTGCttattagaaaatttttttaaccatataattattatacttcCCAGAAACAACAACAcggaaatttatttttttgattataaCAAATTGAGCCGTCTTTTAAGgaggaagaaaaaagggAGAAGTGAAAAAAAGGCGGCAGTAAAAAGGGAGGAAACGGTGGTACAAATGAGAAAACGAACGGGGAAACGAATGGGGCAGTGTACACAGAAACAATCAGGGCAACACCCAAGGAAACAAATTTTGTGTTTTCCAAAGTATTTAGTATATCTAACAAGACAAAAGGTAAACATAATAAGTATGTTGACAAAGTTGACAACTCTAAAAAACTGCACACTGCAAGATTTTGACGTGACCAAATATGGATTAATTCTGTACATGTACaggtattttttaaatccaTTCGTATGtatcatatatttgttcAGAAAATTGATCAGTAGTAAGATGTTTCGAGAGGGCAGTAACAATTCCAGTGTGAAGGAGTACATTTTGAAAAAGCGCCTCCAAGGAAGAGAAGAACATGATGAAAACGAAAAACGAGAGGAACGAATAATCggaaagataaaaataatacttctGCCAATCACCAAGGGGGGTATACTAGGTGGCATTAACAATCAATTTAAAAACCATCTTGTCTACTTTTCTATATCGAATCCATTTACGAATAACATTAAATTAGTCTATAATTTAAGGGAGGGTATTCTATCCTTACCAAAAAATATgcaccaaaaaaaaaaaaaaaaaaaagaacacaagaatattttcttttctggtaagaataacatattatatgaCAACGAATTCGAGAcgatttttcaaaaaaggaaatattttGCAATAAAagatgtatttataaatacaacaGGAATGGAAAGAATACCAATTACGCtaatttataagaaaaagaacaatGTTAATGTGCATTGCCGTTGCAAGGAGGATTACGGAAGTTTTTTTCAGTACCTCAATGGGGAGGGTACTACCTGCGCATTGGACGATCAAACTGGGGAATTGTCTGCATCCACAGCAGCAGCACCTGTCACCTTCTTTCCCACTTCTAACCGATACCCCCCAAATGCCCACCACTACAGCATTTACAACAGTAGTGGCCTTCCGCTATTTGTTCACGCCAGCAAAGTAATAATTAACGTATATCCTTTTTACAGTCAGGTGAACAGTTGCAGTTACTCAGATGAGTACTATTATTACCTTCtaaatgattatattattgtttattttcatCTGACTGGTTCAGGTGGATTTCCCATGAAGAAGGacaaatataaatcaaaaacatatgaaaaaatgagaaCAATTCAAGATTTAATTGattgtattaattttattaaatataacaatataagtGATACAGAAAATATATCTCTACATCTTCATTCCAATAGTGGAATGCTTGGGGGATATATACtaaatcattttaaaaaaatcgTTCAAACTATTGTTTTTGTTAACCCCTTCTTAGActtttttaacaatttaaCTGATATGACTAACCCTCATGTTGCATCGGAGCACCTGGAATTCGGTAACTTGGACTTGCGTAACAGCCTATCCGCTAGGGCGGCTCCCCCTATCTCTACAACTGCAGCTACATCCACTACATCCACTACGTCCACTACGCCCACTACTACCAATACTTCCAATACTTCCAATACTTCCAATACTTCCAATACTTCCAGTACTTCCAGTACGTTTACTACTAGCCGAAGGAGGGGCCAAACCACTGCGCGCAGGTTTTCCAAAGCATTTGTTTGCGACTACTTGTGTAAAAAACGTACTCACAAAAAGGGTTCAATGATctcttttcaaaaaaacaGTTTGCTACTCTTATATTCCTTATGTccttattataatataactcCAAAGTACGATGAAGTATATacaatggaaaaaaataaaacaagatCAATTATCTTTCCTTTGACAAAGAATAgtgaaaatatgttttttaaaaattccattattttatatttaaacaaatatgatataatatgTCCTAATTACAATTcgattaaatatattttaaaatatattaattataaaaatgtggaGGTGAAGCAGTACTACTATGTTTTTCTAAATGATTACAAGCTTTCACTACTAAATAAAGGGcttaactttttaaatttccaCAATGATTCATGTAGTATGGACAAACGACTGTACATTTCCTTTTCAAAAAGAGGTGGGCATGGCGGTTTTAGTGATTActcttcatatataaaaagtgtTATGGGGAAGATTTATGTTCACATTTTCGAGGGGTAA
- the RPN10 gene encoding 26S proteasome regulatory subunit RPN10, putative yields MNSIEATIICIDNSDYNRNEDIVPNRFLSQIDCVNVLCCNKTSVHYKNNIGILTMAGDKTKVKVSLTNDIGQLLSCIHDIKLDGTCDILRSLLIAQLALKHRVDKNLEQKIILFVGSPIDVNEKQLINTGKQLKKNNISVDIISYGNINKNREKLMKLYDSVNNNDNCRFIECPEVESNLSKFVLNSFLSNNDFNIDNIQDDEQLINAMQLSLEDSHHMADSKNVNSSNNNMGNSNHISNSNDLPTIQDIENMKDIDNELKEALILSLKEYTEKNKQEDMEQKQKGKQEVQSTTGASDADNSANAANGTTQKGSGADSAPNSTSGMNGEGKKEENLTLVNESYKNNFDNNNEEIELEESKEKKENESYEKVFKIDKDENIDHNSKCVINENIYNADESVAKDKDNPSTSNEGATNQSNSFLIQDSSYISNILGQINPLANVFDKTAAIDENLENKQSVHEDKPPSMGDQDNVDDKEKGKK; encoded by the exons atgaatagcATTGAAGCCACAATCATTTGTATAGATAACAGCGACTACAATCGAAATGAGGATATCGTACCGAATCGATTTTTATCCCAG ATCGACTGTGTAAACGTCCTGTGCTGTAACAAAACAAGCGTGCATTACAAGAACAACATCGGTATACTAACGATGGCGGGGGATAAAACCAAAGTGAAAGTTTCTCTTACAAACGATATAGGGCAGCTGCTTTCGTGTATTCACGATATAAAACTAGATGGTACATGTGATATTTTACGTAGTTTATTAATCGCTCAGTTGGCTTTAAAACATCGAGTAGACAAGAATttagaacaaaaaataattttatttgttggTAGTCCAATTGATGTTAATGAAAAGCAGTTGATCAATACAGggaaacaattaaaaaaaaataatatttctgtaGATATAATTAGTTATGGAAATATAAACAAGAATagagaaaaattaatgaaattgTATGACagtgttaataataatgataattgtCGATTTATTGAATGTCCAGAAGTTGAAAGTAATTTAAGCAAATTTGTCTTAAATTCGTTTTTAAGTAATAATGATTTTAATATTGATAATATACAAGATGATGAACAACTAATAAACGCTATGCAGTTATCCTTAGAGGATAGTCATCATATGGCAGACAGTAAAAATGTTAACAGTAGTAACAACAATATGGGTAACAGTAACCATATAAGTAACAGCAATGATTTGCCGACCATTCaagatatagaaaatatgaaGGATATAGACAATGAGTTGAAGGAAGCGTTAATTCTATCCTTGAAAGAATACACAGAGAAGAACAAACAGGAAGATATGGAGCAGAAGCAAAAGGGGAAGCAGGAGGTTCAGAGTACCACCGGTGCTTCCGATGCAGATAATAGCGCTAATGCTGCGAATGGTACTACACAGAAGGGGAGTGGGGCAGACTCTGCACCAAATAGCACTTCTGGTATGAATGGGGAAGGTAAAAAGGAGGAAAACTTAACATTAGTTAATGAGagttataaaaacaattttgaTAACAACAATGAGGAGATAGAACTAGAAGAatcaaaggaaaaaaaagaaaatgaaagtTATGAAAAGGTATTTAAAATAGATAAGGATGAAAATATTGACCATAACAGCAAATGTgttataaatgaaaacatatACAATGCTGATGAGAGTGTAGCGAAGGATAAGGATAATCCTTCTACTTCTAATGAAGGAGCTACTAATCAAAGTAATTCCTTTCTCATACAAGATTCAAgttatatttcaaatattttggGTCAAATTAATCCTTTAGCTAATGTATTTGATAAGACTGCTGCTATTGATGAAAATTTGGAAAATAAGCAAAGTGTCCATGAGGACAAACCACCATCGATGGGAGATCAAGATAATGTAGATGATAAGGAAAAGGGAAAGAAGTAA